From a region of the Cygnus atratus isolate AKBS03 ecotype Queensland, Australia chromosome 3, CAtr_DNAZoo_HiC_assembly, whole genome shotgun sequence genome:
- the LOC118253282 gene encoding uncharacterized protein LOC118253282, whose protein sequence is MSSDALPRCTGWHCEDTGTHGRTTLLAKPSWGEDRHYQQEARGCSHMAASGSRPLPANLCGVNTARGKKTPRCKQRPKGLVGAWQLKVQISLPYCSLRERPCLCNAEDVLNGSESSCNHGWCVPASVYHQALLWVKQSLEGESSPHRFLLAQAGTAVSRAACSLCQPGRPNGLSPSCPAAQGARGAAACGEASRTWQHGEPRRRCAGPGTRQESGSKPLTSEVITVSSKPARLSQGWRFSRLDRCRQRAGDPRHRITEARRDLRRSPGPGPHSKPGCEPPATCPMSETPTLQRREPHASQRSTSRYGAQLKREHEGRKQQRQVVPEGCRTDRIN, encoded by the coding sequence ATGTCCAGTGATGCACTGCCACGCTGCACGGGATGGCATTGTGAGGACACCGGGACACACGGGCGCACCACGCTTCTGGCCAAACCTTCCTGGGGCGAGGACAGACATTACCAGCAAGAGGCACGTGGCTGCAGCCACATGGCAGCTTCAGGGAGTCGCCCCCTGCCAGCAAACCTTTGTGGTGTCAACACAGCCAGAGGGAAGAAAACGCCACGCTGCAAGCAGCGGCCGAAAGGCTTGGTGGGAGCGTGGCAGCTAAAGGTGCAAATATCGCTTCCTTATTGCAGCCTCCGCGAGCGGCCCTGCCTGTGCAACGCAGAGGATGTTTTGAATGGCAGTGAATCATCTTGTAATCACGGCTGGTGTGTCCCGGCCTCGGTGTATCATCAGGCCCTCCTCTGGGTCAAGCAATCACTTGAGGGTGAATCATCGCCGCACAGGTTTCTCCTGGCGCAGGCGGGCACGGCagtgagcagagctgcctgcagcctgtgtCAGCCAGGCCGACCGAACGGGCTCTCACCGTCCTGCCCGGCAGCCCAGGGAGCCCGCGGGGCCGCTGCCTGCGGTGAAGCATCACGGACGTGGCAGCACGGAGAGCCCCGCAGACGATGTGCTGGGCCGGGCACTAGGCAGGAGTCAGGCAGCAAACCACTAACCAGCGAAGTGATCACTGTTTCCTCAAAACCTGCTCGCCTGTCACAAGGTTGGCGCTTCTCCAGGTTAGATCGATGTCGGCAGCGAGCCGGGGACCCCCgtcacagaatcactgaggCCAGGAGGGACCTGAGGAGGTCACCTGGCCCGGGACCCCACTCCAAGCCAGGCTGTGAGCCCCCCGCTACATGTCCAATGTCTGAAACACCAACACTGCAGAGAAGGGAACCCCATGCAAGCCAAAGGAGCACGTCCAGGTATGGGGCCCAGCTGAAGAGAGAGCatgaagggagaaaacagcaaCGCCAGGTAGTACCAGAGGGCTGCAGGACAGACAGAATAAACtga